The following DNA comes from Candidatus Methylomirabilota bacterium.
AGGCCATACAGCGGCTCAGGGAAGCGATTGCTTCGCTCGAGGAGGCGGTGAAGGTGGAAGGGGACGTATATTCCGCACCAGTCTCCATCAGAGAACTGCACGAGTTTCTAACCTACGAAGTGGATCAACCAACGGACGAGCGCTACGAATTATGCGCCGTTTATGGCTAGAAAGATTCCCGCACTCAAGCCGCGGGAACTCGTCCGCTTGCTGCTTGCCGCGGGGTGTGCATTCTGTCGCGAAGGCAAGGGTGATCACCGGCTGTACAGCCGTGTAGTGGCTGGCAGGAAACGCATTGTCCCAATAGATATGGGCGCAGGTGAGCTCTCACCGCTTTACGTGCTGCGCATCCTGCGGCAGTTCGGCTTCAGTGGCGAAGAGATCGAGACGTTCTTCCGGTAAGCACTCACCGCTCTGGAGAGCGACACAACCCTGCCCCGCATCTTGCCTTTTTCCTTGACAGAATAGGCCCAAGTGATTGAAGATAAGCCCCAGTGATTGGGGAGGTAAAGAGGACATTCAGGCGCGTAGCTCAGGGGGAGAGCGCTTGCTTGACACGCAAGAGGTCGGCGGTTCAAGACCGCCCGCGCCTACCATTGCTCATCATGCCCGGCCGCCTGTGTGCGGTGCGCAGACAGGTTGTTATCTCGGGTAGAATCGCCTAAGCACAACAGGGCGTCATGCCTTTGGTGGCGCCCTGTTGTGCGTGAAGGTAGAGACGTAGAGTGAGTGAGACTCAGATCCGATCGATTACGGTCACCCTGGACGACGGACGGCGATACGAATTTCCGTCCGGCGTGACGGTGCTGGCTGTGCTGGAGGCGGTAGATCCGGCCGCGCGGAAGGAGACGATCGGGGCAACCGTCAATGGGCGTCTTGTGGATCTGGGGAGTCCCATTGAGGGCGACGCCCATGTAAAGTGGGTGAGCATCACGTCGTCGGAAGGCCTGTCGATGCTTCGGCATAGCGCCGCCCACCTGATGGCCGCCGCCGTGCAGAAGCTCCTGCCAGGTTCAAAGTTTGCCATCGGTCCGGCCATCCAGGACGGTTTCTACTACGACATTGAGCCGCCCCGCCCGCTGACCGCGGACGATCTACCGACCATCGAGGCGACGATGCGCGAGCTCGCTGAGCAGCGGTTGCCGTTCGTCAGATTCGAGGTCCCGTTGGACGAGGCGATTGTGAAGACGTCCGCGTTAGAGCAGCCGTATAAGGTAGAGCTTCTGGAGAGCATCCGAGACCGGGCCGCAGCCTCGGCTGGAGCGACTGAGCAGGATGAGTTGGCGCACGAGGTGGACCCCGCCGCACAGCAGGTCAGCTTCTATACTACCGGCGACTTCGTCGATCTCTGCCGTGGTCCCCACGTGCTCGATACGTCGGTCATCCGTTTCTTCAGGCTGACCCACCTGGCGGGCGCCTACTGGCGTGGCGACGAGCGGCGGCCGATGCTGACCAGAATCTACGGGATCGCCTTTCCGACACAGGAGGCGCTCGAGGCGCACCTGTTTCTACTCGAGGAGGCCAAGCGACGCGACCATCGGCGTCTGGGCCGCGACCTGGATCTGTTCAGCGTGCATGATGAGATCGGCGGCGGCCTGGTCCTGTGGCATCCGAAGGGGGCGCTGGTCCGGAAGTTGATTGAGGATCTCTGGCGTGAGCAGCACCTCCAGCGCGGCTACGATCTCGTTTATTCGCCGCATGTCGGCCGGGCCAAGTTATGGGAGACGAGCGGCCATCTTGACTTTTATCAGGAGTTCATGTATCCGAGAATGGAAATGGAGGGGAACGACTATTACGTCAAGCCGATGAACTGCCCCTTCCATATCAAGCTGTTTCAGTCGAAGGTCCACAGCTACCGGGAACTCCCGGTGCGGTTCGCCGAGTTGGGAACGGTCTATCGCTTCGAGCGGGCCGGTGTGTTGCATGGGCTGCTGCGCGTCCGGGGGTTTACGCAGGACGACGCGCACATCTTCTGCACACCCGAGCAGATGGTGGGCGAGGTGGCGCGCGCCGTCAGCTTCAGCCTCGGCTTCTTGAGCAGCTTCGGGTTTGATCGGTTTGATGCCTATATCGCCACGCGGCCGGAGAAGGCGATCGGGGATCAGGGACTCTGGAACGAGGCGACCGACGCACTGCGCCGGGCGGCCGACGATGCGGGTCTTACGTACCAGATCGACGACGGTGGCGGCGCCTTCTACGGGCCGAAGATCGATCTCAAGGTGCGGGACGCGTTGGGCCGGGCCTGGCAGTGCACGACCATACAATTCGATTTTAATTTGCCGGAACGTTTTGACATTACGTACGTCGGGGAGGATAATCGACCACATCGACCGTTCATGGTCCACCGGGCGATCCTCGGATCGTTAGAGCGGTTCTTTGGGGTGTTGGTCGAGCACCACGCAGGCGCCTTCCCGACCTGGCTGGCGCCGGTGCAGGCGCGGCTGGTGCCGGTGGCGGATCGTTTTCAACCGTACGCCCGGCAGGTCTCCGAGCGGCTCAGGGCCATCGGGGTGCGCACGGAGGTGGACGTCCGGAACGAGAAGGTCGGCTACAAGATTCGGGATGCGGAGGTCCAGAAGACCCCCTACATCCTGGTGGTGGGGGAAAAAGAGGCCAGCGCAAGCGCCGTGTCGGTGCGACAGCGCGGCGGACGGGATCTGGGCGTGATGCCGATCGATCAATTCGCGTCCGTCATCCAAGAGGAACTCAAGCCGGTCATGGAACCTTCCATGTCGGCTTCCTGTGAAGGAGGGAGCATCCATCAGTAGAAGTGTTCGGGTGAACGAGCGGATTCGGATCAAAGAGGTGCGGGTGATCAGTCCGGAGGGGGCGCAACTGGGTATCCTGCCGATTCAGGAGGCCCTCGAGACCGCCCAGAAGCTCTCGCTTGATCTGGTAGAAGTGGCGCCGGACGCCAAGCCTCCCGTCTGCCGGATCATGAATTATGGGAAGTATCGGTACGAGCAGAACAAAAAGACGCGGGAGGCGCGAAAGAAACAGACGGTCATCCAGATCAAGGAGATCAAACTCCGGCCCAAGACCGATGATCATGATTTTCAGTTCAAGTCCAGGCATGCCGAGCGCTTCTTGAAGGAGGGGAATAAGACCAAGGTGACCTTGATGTTCCGGGGCCGTGAGATGGTTCATATTGAGCGGGGGAAGGCACAATTGGACCGTTTCGCGGAGGCGCTCAAAGAGGTCGCGGTGATCGAGCAGTACCCCAGACAGGAGGGTCGGAACATGGTGATGATCCTGACCCCAAAGCATTGACAGGGAGGAGCGACGTGCCGAAGATCAAGACGCTGAAAGGGGCCGCGAAGCGATTTAAGGTGACGGGAACCGGTAAGATCAGGCGCTATAAGGCGGCCAAGAGTCACCTGCTGACCGGTAAGTCGAGAAAACGTAAACGAAATCTGCGTCAGCCGGGTCTGGTGTCGAAGGAGGATACGGCCCGGATGGAGCGACTGATCCCCTATTTGTAACAACAACGGCTGATACATAGCAATCAGCTATCAGCATTCAGTCAGAGGAAAGGCGCATCCTGTCTTGGAGCTATGCTGACTGCTGAAGGCTGAACGCTGTCTTATCTGGAGGAGTAGGATGCCACGCGCAAAAGGTGGATTTAAGACACGGCGTCGCAGGAACAGGGTCCTCAAAGAGGCCGAGGGCTACTTTGGAAAACGGAGTAAGGCGTACCGGAGCGCGCAAGAGGCGGTCGATCGGGCTAAGCGGTACGCCCATCGCGACCGAAAGGCGCGCAAACGGGACTTTCGCAGCCTGTGGATCATCAGGATCAATGCAGCGGCCCGCCTGTCAGGCCTGTCATACAGTGTGATGATGGGCGGTCTGAAGAAGGCCGGTGTAGAGATTGATCGGAAGGCCCTGGCCGATCTGGCCGTCCAGGATCCGTCGGCATTTACCAAATTGGCGGAGGCCGCCCGGGGGCAGTTAGCGGCGTGATGATTTGACATAATCGGCCGAGACATGCCCCGACCGATGTCGGGGCTTGTTGTTGAAGGGGAGTCGTGGAGACGCTACGAGGGCAACTGGAGGATCTAAAGGCCGCAGCGCTCGACCGGATTGCGCAGAGCACTGACGCAGCCCAGCTCGAACAGGCGCGCGTCCACTTCCTCGGTCGCAAGGCTACGCTGACGACGATCCTTCGACAGTTGGTCACGCTTCCGCCGCAAGATCGACCGGCGATGGGCCTGCTGGCCAATCAGGTCAAGCAGGCGATTGAGGCATCCATCACCAACCGACGGGCGGCTCTGGAAGCGATCCCCAGCGATGAACTGCTGGCGGCAGACCGAATCGACGTCACGCTACCGGGGCGACGACCGACCGTCGGTCGCCTGCATCCCCTCACCCAGATCATCCGCGAGATCTGCAGCATCTTCGCAGGGATGGGCTTCGCCGTTATTGAGGGGCCGGAGGTGGAGTGGGACTACTACAACTTTGAGGCCCTCAATATCCCGGAGGATCATCCGGCGCGGGAGATGTGGGATACCTTCTGGATCGATCCGGCCAGCGCGCCTGTCGGCAAGCCGATGCTCCTGCGGACGCACACCTCGCCGATGCAGATCCGCATCATGGAGCAGACCAAGCCGCCGGTCCGCGTGGTGGTCCCAGGGAAGTGCTATCGGTACGAGGCGGTGGATGCCAGCCACGAGAGCCAGTTTCATCAGATCGAGGGGCTGGCGGTCGACGAGCACCTCACCTTTGCCGATCTGAAGGGGACACTCTACGCCTTTGTGCGGCGCCTCTTCGGCAATGAGCGGAAGATCCGCTTCCGGTGCGACTATTTTCCGTTCGTCGAGCCGGGCGTCGATATGTCGATCGACTGCTTTCGCTGCAAGGGCGCCGGCTGCCGGCTGTGCAAGACGACCGGCTGGCTCGAGATCCTCGGCGCCGGGATGGTGCATCCGAATGTCCTGGCGCGCGTCGGATACGACCCGGCCCGCTACACCGGCTTCGCCTTCGGCCTCGGCCCGGCGCGTGTCGCCATGCTGAAGTACGGCATCGACGACATCCGCCTCTTCCACAGTAACGACCTCCGCTTCCTCCAGCAGTTCCCCTGACACCTATTGCCCTCTGCACACACCCCCCTGCTTGACATGATTCTGCTGCTCGCATACTCTCCTATCGTAGTACGCATGGCAGGATAGGAGGAATCGGGCAAGGGCAATGGTCGGCGAAATCGAAAGTATTCTGGAGGCGCTCTCAGACAAGATAGAGGAAGATTAGGGAACGTCCCGATGGATGACGAACAGCGGGTGAATTCTTCAAGGAGGACGGAGGACCTGGAGTGGGACTTCGAGGGACACCGTCGCCGACAGGTCCGGCTCGGGCTGCAGCTCAGTCCTGCCGAACGATTGCGATGGCTTGAGCAGTCGATGGAGGAGCTTCGCAAACTCGTAGGCCGCGCCCGCCACGGCCGCCCCGTGACGTCAGAATAGGTGGTAGCGCCAGGGCTTGAGTCCGCCGCGCGTCGCCACGCCCAAGTCCGGTATCGATAAGATCCGTCCCTCCATACTAACGATCTACGTCTCCTTCGCCTGTTCTTCCGAGAAACCTCTACGTTTTTCTCTCGCCGCCCATCCCCTGTGATGACAAGGTCTGAGGAGGTTGCAGTAGGACATGTACGCCAAAAAGCGTATTGACCGGCCGCAACGCCTGGGGTTATATGTGACCAACCTCAATCGTAGCTTTCAGTATCACGAAATCCTGAGGAGCCGAATCCATAAGAAGGAGACTTCTATGAGGCGCCGCACGTGTGTGTTCTTGTTTGCGATGGTGGTGCTGGGTATCAGCGGACTGGTGTTGTGCGCGTCGGCCTATGCCCGCGGCATTGTTCCCGTAAGAGCCAAAAAAGTTCGATTGGGCACTATGCCTGCTTCGCTGACGCTGAATCTGAACAAAACGTCTCTTGTGCCCGGCGGTACGGTGACGGCTTCGTGGAAGGTCGAAGGCAGGCCTACCGGTCTTGAGTTATGGATTCGTGCACGTGAACCAGGAGATATTGAGACAGAACCAGGTCCGCTGGCCTATCATCCCGGCGTGCGCCCGCCCACAGGCCGTATATTCTACCTGAAGGCGGACCGCTCATGGGATGCTGCACCCGTTGCATATAGGAGCGTCCGAAGATTGGGTCGGGCTCAGCTTCGACTGCCGAACCATGAAGAGGGTCAGTGGCTCATCGAAGCGATGCTGCGCTCTACGGCGGATGGCAGTATTACCGCGTATGATGCCGTCAACCTGCTGGTCGGCTCCGGACCAGAGATCAACCTTCGTCTCAACCGGCCTGTTGCCAACAGCACCGACCAGGTGTCTGCCCGGCTCATCACCTCCGCCGGTCTATCGCCACGGGATATCAGGATTGCGGCCTGGTTGATCACGCCGGATCATACCCAGGTGTCGCTCCCCGCGTTCGAATCCGGGCTCCGGTTTCTGCATGAGGGGATATCTACTAACGCGAAATACACCTTGCTGAACCGGCCGATTGGACCGATGGGGCCTGGGAATTATCGTATACAGGTAAGGATGCTGGATGGGGCGACGGGCGCCCTGTTAAGGATGGCGGACGCCGGATTCAGCATCTGCGACTCGCCGTTAGGTACTATTTCCGGGACGGTGTACGACGCGAACCGGCAGGCGCTTGGAGGCGGGAATCCAGTCTCGGCGGAGGTACAGGCGTTGGATATCGATGATGGCGGTATGGCCGGCAGTATGGGCATCGGGACGGATGGTCGGTTTGCGATTGAATTGCCACCTGGGCGCTATCTCTTATCCGCCAATGTGATCGATTCCGCCGGACGTCATCAGGCGATCGCTGACCGCTTGGCGGTCATCGGGTGTGACGGAGGAGGCGTCACTGTGGATCTGACCGCAGGATTTCCGGCACCGCTTGATACGGCGTTCACGTTATCGAAGGAAACATCGGCACTTCGCTTGGCGGATCGAGCCGCCGAGCACGCATTGTTTAATGCAGCTCAGGGTACCTGCGGGGCTAATGCCTGCGATGGATTCCCGAAACCCAGGATGTTCATTACCACGACCACGACCAATGTGAGCGGGGACGAAGCAGATTTGTTGACCGGGCGTTTTCGGGTGCAAGTCCGCGACAGTCAGCGGGACGTGAATAGTATAACGGAGTCTGAGGTACGGGCCACGATCCAACATATCATTTTGGAGATGCAACTTGGAACAAATCCGGGTGCCCCGGTCACAGACCTCGACATATTGAGTAAAATGGTGGCTACCGAATTCCTTATGGTGTTGTCGTTCAAAAGTGACGCCACAGGTAAGTACCTCATAGCCAGCGTTTTGGATGTGAAGGACGGAAGCATCATTCGCAGGGTAGAGTCGAATCGGATTCCGAACAGCCAGGATTTTACGATAGAGATAGTTGACGATGTGGCGGCAAAGGTCGCCAGCAATCCCGATGACGCATACGGAAGACCGGCTCTGTTTGATCGACTGCGTCACGAGCAGGAGACGCCTTTCCTGCCATATCTGAAGGTGAACCTCAGCCCCGCTGAGGTACAGCACGGCGGGAGCGTGACCGTCACGGCCGTGCTGAGGGAAAAGGATGCAGGCGGCGCACTTCAGGCGAACCGGCCTGTTACGCTGTTTCATACGTTGCCCGGCGCGTCTACGCCGGTACGGATTGACGGTGTGACCGATACCAACGGCGCCTTCGTGACACAGCTACAGGTGGGCAACGCACCTGGCGAAGGAAAGGTGAATGCCCAATTTATTCGCAGAGGAAAGGTGTTACAGGACGAATTTGCAAGCTACAGGGTCAGGGGGACCGATGACCTGAATCTGAGTGCTGCGAGGGCAGAGACGCCGGCAGGTTCAAGCGAACAGGTGACCATCACGTTGAGCCATTTCGGGATGCCGATAGGGGGGGCCATCGTGACCCTGTCCGCCACTAGGGGGACATTGGATACCACCACCGTGACGACCGACTCAAATGGCCAGGCCACGGTGACATTTACAGCCGGAAACGAGGGAGGGCTCGCGAACATTACGGCTCAGACCCAGCTTTCACAAACAGCAACAGTGTCCACCAGTATGCCGCTAGCGGTTGACAGCGGCGTCGATACGACACTGCATGCGGATGCGAACTCGGTGTATAACGGCGTATCGACACAGGTCGTATCCGAGGTGCTGGTAGACGGGGCACGTGTGCCTGCGTTACCCGTAGAGTTCAGCTTGGGAGGCCCCGGTACGTTAAGTGCCGATAGCGGTGTGACCGACGAGAACGGGCGGATCAGCATCGACTACACGGCGCCCGATTCGGGAAGCGGATCAAGCGTGGTTACGGCTGTCGCCACGGTTGACGATCAGGAGTATACCCGCACGGTCACCATCTCTTATGGGCCACCGCAAGGGGTGTGTCAGCCTCCTGCTGGTGCGTCGTACTGTGTCACTGACCTAGACCTTGGGGGCAACAGCCAGATCTGCGCAAGGGGTATCAATAACAGCGGACAAGTGGTAGGTATGATCGGGGGTGGTGGATTTCTTTGGAAGCAGGGTACGGCTACGACATACATGACCGACTTGTTGGCAGAGGATATCAACGATGCCGGTCAAGTAGTGGGACGCATGGGAACTTCTGCAGTCCTGTGGCAAAACGGGTCAGTCACCAATCTGGGTTCATTGGGCGGCGCTGGGGGCTGGGCTACGGCCATCAACAACGCCGGACAGGTAGTTGGTTATTCCTACGAGCAGTCAGATCATCATGCATTCCTGTGGCACGACGGCGCGATGCAGGACCTGGGGACGGGTGTTGCAAATGGCATCAATAGTTACGGTCACGTGGTTGGCGAGTCCACATCATCCACAGGAGGGGCCGTTTTGTGGCAGGGAGGTGCACTGATTAACCTTAACGGTTCGGCTTTGGGAAGTCAAGCCTCTGACATTAACGATGCAGGTCAAATAGTCGGACAACAGTTTCGACTAGGTGAATTAATTCACGCCACAATGTGGGACAACGGTTCGACGATCGATCTCGGGTCACTCGGGTCAGCTAGTATGGCAGAGGCAATCAATAATCACGGTGAGGTAGTGGGCTTGGCAATCGTTTCTGGGAGGTGGCACGCCTTCGTATGGAAGAGTGGCGTCGGGATGCAAGACCTCAACACCCTTATCGGCCCCAATTGGGGGTGGGAACTTTCTAGAGCGACCGATATCAACGATCTGGGGCAGATCGTCGGTTGTAGTTTCGATCAACACCACATCCCGATACGCGCCTTCCTGTTGACGCCTGCAGGACGATAGGAGATCCAGAAAACTGATAAACGGCGGCTCGTACTTGATTGCAACAATACCCGTGACGTCATTCCCGCAGTCCTTAAGCGGGAATCCATTAGTCTTGTCGTGATGTGGATCGACAACAGATTACGATCAGCGTAGAATGCCTCCATGAGCATGGACCGGGTTCTGGGGCGAGTCCTCAGTGGAGTGTCCGACGCGAACATCCGGTTTGACGACCTGTGTCGGTTGCTCAGGAGCCTTGGCTTTGACATGCGGGTTCGCGGCGGTCATCATATCTTTCGCAAAGCAGGAGTAGAGGAGAAGATCAACCTCCAGCGGGAGGGGAGTGAGGCGAAGCCATACCAAGTACGTCAGGTACGGGCGGTGATCCTGAAGTATCGGTTTGGAGGGCAGGAGCCATGAACAAGTACGAAGTGATCATATACTGGAGTGAAGAAGATCAGGCATTCGTTGCCGAAGTGCCCGAACTGCCGGGTTGTTCAGCCCACGGAGCGACGCACGAGGGCGCACTGGCCAATGCTCAAGAGGCGATCCGCCTTTGGATCGACACGGCCACAGAATTTGGTGATCCTATTCCTGTCCCGAAAGGGCGGCGGCTGATTTTCGCCTAGTCTCAGGCGAGACCATCCAACTCCCAATTTCCGGGGCCGTGAGGGCGGTCAAGGCTGATAGAGTGGTGGCGCCATCGACGCGCGGCCCATCAGATCACGGTAAGGCCCAGTCGGCGAAAGTCATTATCGAACGCAAGACAGGGGATCGCCCCCAGGCGATCTTTCACGACGACTGCCGAGATTGCATCGCACAATGAAATTTTCCAGTCACGACTGACTCGGCTGAATAATGCCAGGGCTTTTTGTCGTTCCGCGTCATCCACATACACGAGATTCAGCGTCGGTAAAACCCGCCGAAGAAACGTCTGTGCTCCCAGGTAGCTATAACGATACCGGAGCAGCGTGACGGTTTCGACGATCACCTCCCAGGTTGTCGCAATCCCGACGCTATGCTCCTCAACCTGGCGGACTAAAGCCTGCGCACGTCCATGATCCCGATCACGGCGGTCCAGTGCGGCGTAAAAATACGAGGTATCGGCGAACACAACCTGCGTTCCCTCAGGGATCGTCATTTGCCCTTCCGGTGGTAGAGATGGACATCATGGTCTCTGGCGACGGCATGTCGCTTGGTCGAACTGCTGTCAGGCTCGCCGATCTCCTCGGCTGCTCGTAGGAGCGCTGCGCCGGTACCCAGGCGTCGCCGTTGCCCCTTAGGGGTCACGAGTTCACCGAGGACGATGTCATTCACCGTAATCTCATACGTCAGATCCGGGTTCTCCTGCACCTGTTTGAGTAGTTGGGACAACTGCTTTCTCGCTTCACTGACCGGTATTCTCACGCCCATCGCGTACCTCCTCTATGATGTACAATATATAACACAATGTAATCTACAATTCGCTTCGCTGTCAAGTCATCAGAAGAACAGAAGAAGAACAGGACCCTTTTCCGTTGACAGCGGCGGTTTTGTCGCGTTATTGTCCCCGTCGGTTTTGGGATTCAGCGGCAATGCAACTGCGTGGGCAAAGAGGTCGAATGAGACGATGAAGGTATCGCTAAAATGGTTGTCTGACTATGTCAATGTGGCTCTGCCAGCTCAGGAGCTGGCCCATCGACTGACCATGTCAGGGACCGAGGTGGGTGGGATCGAAGAGCGCGGTAACGGCTGGCCCGGGATTGTTGTCGCCAGGGTTGAATTCCTTGGTCCGCACCCGACGGTCGATTCCCTTACCCTGGTGGGTGTGGAACTGCTTGGCGAGAGAATCACTGTCGTAAGCGGCGCGACGAATCTGAAGGTCGGTGACAAGGTGCCGTATGCGTCGGTCGGGGCTTGCCTGACGGATGCCCAAACGGGGCGGCCGACCGTGGTGGACGCCGCTCAGATTCAGGGGGTCACCTCGCGAGGCGTACTCTGCTCCGAAAAGGAACTGGGCCTGTCGGAGGCTCACGAGGGGGTGTTGATCCTTCCTGGTGAGGTCGAGATTGGTGTGCCGCTCAATACCGTATTGGGGGACACCGTTCTCGATCTCGAGGTGACGCCCAACAGGCCGGATTGTCTCAGCATGATCGGGGTCGCGCGCGAGGTGGCCGCTATCACCGAGGAGCCGCTCCATCTGCCCGATCTCTCCTACCAAGAGGAGGGGGGTGATGTTCAGGATGAGGTCCAGGTGGACATCCTGACACCCGACCTGTGCCCACGCTAC
Coding sequences within:
- a CDS encoding threonine--tRNA ligase, with the translated sequence MSETQIRSITVTLDDGRRYEFPSGVTVLAVLEAVDPAARKETIGATVNGRLVDLGSPIEGDAHVKWVSITSSEGLSMLRHSAAHLMAAAVQKLLPGSKFAIGPAIQDGFYYDIEPPRPLTADDLPTIEATMRELAEQRLPFVRFEVPLDEAIVKTSALEQPYKVELLESIRDRAAASAGATEQDELAHEVDPAAQQVSFYTTGDFVDLCRGPHVLDTSVIRFFRLTHLAGAYWRGDERRPMLTRIYGIAFPTQEALEAHLFLLEEAKRRDHRRLGRDLDLFSVHDEIGGGLVLWHPKGALVRKLIEDLWREQHLQRGYDLVYSPHVGRAKLWETSGHLDFYQEFMYPRMEMEGNDYYVKPMNCPFHIKLFQSKVHSYRELPVRFAELGTVYRFERAGVLHGLLRVRGFTQDDAHIFCTPEQMVGEVARAVSFSLGFLSSFGFDRFDAYIATRPEKAIGDQGLWNEATDALRRAADDAGLTYQIDDGGGAFYGPKIDLKVRDALGRAWQCTTIQFDFNLPERFDITYVGEDNRPHRPFMVHRAILGSLERFFGVLVEHHAGAFPTWLAPVQARLVPVADRFQPYARQVSERLRAIGVRTEVDVRNEKVGYKIRDAEVQKTPYILVVGEKEASASAVSVRQRGGRDLGVMPIDQFASVIQEELKPVMEPSMSASCEGGSIHQ
- a CDS encoding toxin HicA codes for the protein MSMDRVLGRVLSGVSDANIRFDDLCRLLRSLGFDMRVRGGHHIFRKAGVEEKINLQREGSEAKPYQVRQVRAVILKYRFGGQEP
- a CDS encoding phenylalanine--tRNA ligase subunit alpha, which gives rise to METLRGQLEDLKAAALDRIAQSTDAAQLEQARVHFLGRKATLTTILRQLVTLPPQDRPAMGLLANQVKQAIEASITNRRAALEAIPSDELLAADRIDVTLPGRRPTVGRLHPLTQIIREICSIFAGMGFAVIEGPEVEWDYYNFEALNIPEDHPAREMWDTFWIDPASAPVGKPMLLRTHTSPMQIRIMEQTKPPVRVVVPGKCYRYEAVDASHESQFHQIEGLAVDEHLTFADLKGTLYAFVRRLFGNERKIRFRCDYFPFVEPGVDMSIDCFRCKGAGCRLCKTTGWLEILGAGMVHPNVLARVGYDPARYTGFAFGLGPARVAMLKYGIDDIRLFHSNDLRFLQQFP
- a CDS encoding 50S ribosomal protein L35 yields the protein MPKIKTLKGAAKRFKVTGTGKIRRYKAAKSHLLTGKSRKRKRNLRQPGLVSKEDTARMERLIPYL
- a CDS encoding translation initiation factor IF-3, which translates into the protein MNERIRIKEVRVISPEGAQLGILPIQEALETAQKLSLDLVEVAPDAKPPVCRIMNYGKYRYEQNKKTREARKKQTVIQIKEIKLRPKTDDHDFQFKSRHAERFLKEGNKTKVTLMFRGREMVHIERGKAQLDRFAEALKEVAVIEQYPRQEGRNMVMILTPKH
- a CDS encoding 50S ribosomal protein L20, which produces MPRAKGGFKTRRRRNRVLKEAEGYFGKRSKAYRSAQEAVDRAKRYAHRDRKARKRDFRSLWIIRINAAARLSGLSYSVMMGGLKKAGVEIDRKALADLAVQDPSAFTKLAEAARGQLAA